A single Streptococcus thermophilus DNA region contains:
- a CDS encoding YeeE/YedE family protein translates to MLTTALSGGIIGLIFGFVLQRTRFCMTGGFRDMYIARNNTLFYAFLIAITVESIGVLFLIKLGIVGNPYEEFSVLGAIVGSYLFGIGIVLAGGCATGTWYRAGEGLLGSWVALFFYMTSAAAMKSGFLVPLNQSIAKRWVINDDLASQLGIPVWYFLVFLVAITSFVVIRELRKPRRQIASLPSKYKGVRHYLFEKTYHKYFAGLLIGLVALIAWPASQLTGRVGGLGITTPSAHLISYIITGDSKQLGWGVFLVLGIFIGSFLAAKGSQEFRWRLPDLPTIAKSTLGGIFMGIGASWAGGCTIGNGLTATAIFSSKGWIALPVTILGVWTASYIIFVKPNKN, encoded by the coding sequence ATGCTTACGACTGCTCTTTCTGGTGGGATCATTGGTCTGATATTTGGATTCGTTTTGCAACGAACTCGTTTTTGTATGACGGGTGGTTTTCGAGACATGTATATTGCACGTAATAATACCTTATTTTACGCTTTCCTTATTGCAATCACAGTAGAAAGTATAGGAGTGCTTTTCCTGATTAAATTAGGTATTGTTGGAAATCCCTATGAAGAATTTTCCGTGTTAGGAGCTATTGTGGGTTCCTATCTATTTGGAATTGGAATTGTTCTTGCGGGGGGATGCGCCACAGGAACGTGGTATCGTGCAGGTGAAGGACTCTTAGGTAGCTGGGTTGCACTATTTTTTTATATGACAAGTGCAGCAGCTATGAAATCAGGATTCCTTGTACCTTTGAATCAATCAATAGCTAAGCGATGGGTGATTAACGATGATTTAGCGAGTCAATTAGGAATTCCGGTTTGGTATTTTCTTGTTTTCTTAGTAGCTATAACAAGTTTTGTTGTCATTCGAGAGTTACGTAAGCCCAGACGTCAGATTGCTTCGCTTCCATCAAAATATAAGGGAGTGAGACACTACCTATTTGAGAAAACTTACCATAAATATTTTGCAGGACTTCTAATTGGTCTTGTTGCTTTAATTGCTTGGCCAGCTAGTCAGCTGACTGGTCGTGTTGGAGGGTTAGGGATTACAACACCATCGGCACATCTAATTAGTTATATTATTACAGGCGATAGTAAGCAACTTGGTTGGGGTGTTTTTCTTGTATTAGGTATTTTTATCGGTTCCTTTCTTGCTGCAAAGGGATCTCAAGAGTTTCGCTGGCGTTTGCCAGACTTGCCAACCATCGCTAAAAGCACACTAGGAGGTATTTTTATGGGAATCGGTGCTTCTTGGGCTGGTGGCTGTACAATTGGTAATGGTTTAACAGCTACAGCAATTTTTTCTAGTAAGGGATGGATTGCTTTGCCAGTGACTATTTTAGGTGTTTGGACGGCTTCCTATATTATCTTTGTAAAACCAAACAAAAATTAA
- the ytpR gene encoding YtpR family tRNA-binding protein — protein sequence MIFAYNKEQVGDVLLVILEDTKDIKRSVERKGKVARVTADETGKTLAWNIFEASSLIDIEGNGQVFLSDQDVAILNEELAKEGFEERLENTQGPVFVVGQIDEMVPHPDSDHLNICQVNIGDKKVQIVAGAPNASPGLKTIVALPGAMMPSGALIFPGKLRGEDSYGMMCSPRELALPNAPQKRGIIELDDSAVVGEAFDPAKHWKR from the coding sequence ATGATTTTTGCATACAATAAAGAACAAGTTGGCGACGTTTTGTTAGTTATCTTGGAGGATACTAAGGACATTAAACGTAGCGTAGAACGTAAAGGTAAGGTGGCTCGTGTCACAGCTGATGAAACAGGTAAGACTCTTGCTTGGAACATTTTTGAAGCATCAAGCCTCATTGATATCGAAGGAAATGGTCAAGTTTTCTTGTCTGACCAAGATGTAGCTATCTTAAATGAGGAATTGGCTAAAGAGGGCTTTGAAGAGCGTTTGGAAAATACGCAAGGTCCAGTCTTTGTGGTTGGACAAATTGATGAAATGGTTCCACATCCAGACAGTGACCACCTTAACATCTGTCAAGTGAACATCGGTGATAAGAAGGTCCAAATCGTTGCAGGAGCACCAAACGCATCCCCTGGTCTTAAAACTATCGTAGCTCTCCCTGGTGCTATGATGCCTAGCGGGGCTCTTATCTTCCCAGGAAAACTTCGTGGTGAAGATAGCTATGGAATGATGTGTTCCCCACGTGAGTTGGCCCTTCCGAATGCCCCGCAAAAACGTGGGATTATTGAACTTGATGATTCAGCAGTAGTCGGCGAGGCTTTTGATCCAGCTAAACACTGGAAAAGGTAA
- a CDS encoding thioredoxin family protein, which yields MIIPKNLEELASYVDSDQKVVFFFTADWCPDCQFIYPVMPEIEASHPDMTFVRVNRDDYMALAQTWNIFGIPSFVVTQNGQELGRLVNKARKTKEEITAFLETL from the coding sequence ATGATTATTCCTAAGAATCTTGAAGAACTGGCGAGCTATGTTGATAGTGATCAAAAAGTGGTCTTCTTTTTTACTGCCGATTGGTGTCCGGACTGCCAGTTCATCTACCCCGTTATGCCTGAAATTGAAGCCAGCCATCCAGATATGACCTTTGTGCGTGTTAACCGTGATGATTATATGGCTTTAGCACAAACGTGGAATATTTTTGGTATCCCAAGTTTTGTCGTGACTCAGAATGGTCAGGAATTGGGTCGTTTGGTCAATAAAGCTCGTAAAACCAAAGAAGAAATCACTGCCTTTTTGGAAACACTATAA
- a CDS encoding DUF4651 domain-containing protein — protein MKRKTLALFAGGVGALGLLAMTEKYRQSRVEMKKAALIQDIRQELSHLGPIAVLYTNPTDKENPGLTGGIVLEDGRVYSFVYAEDKLTYEEEQA, from the coding sequence ATGAAACGTAAAACATTGGCCTTGTTTGCTGGAGGCGTAGGAGCTTTAGGTCTCTTGGCAATGACAGAGAAGTATAGACAGTCACGCGTAGAAATGAAGAAAGCTGCATTAATCCAAGATATTAGACAAGAATTATCACATCTTGGCCCCATCGCAGTTCTTTATACGAATCCTACGGATAAAGAAAATCCTGGGCTCACAGGAGGTATCGTCTTAGAGGATGGACGTGTCTATAGCTTTGTTTATGCAGAGGACAAGCTGACCTATGAGGAGGAACAAGCATGA
- the pepA gene encoding glutamyl aminopeptidase codes for MTTLFNKIKEVTELKAAVGFETPVRDYLRKTITPLVDEVQTDGLGGIFGIKHSQTENAPKVLVAAHMDEVGFMIKEIKADGTFRVVELGGWNPLVVSSQRFTLHTRDGRIYPVISGSVPPHFLRGSSGTSSLPGVSDIVFDAGFANQEEANTYGVFPGDVIIPESETILTANQKNVISKAWDNRYGVLMIRELLENVKDQELNNTLIAGANVQEEVGLRGAHVSTTKFDPEVFFAVDCSPAGDIYGNQGKVGDGTLIRFFDPGHIMLPNMKDFLLTTAEEAGIKYQYYCAAGGTDAGAAHLQNSGVPSTTIGVCARYIHSHQTLYAMDDFLEAQAFLQAIVKKLDRSTVDLIKNY; via the coding sequence ATGACTACCCTATTTAACAAAATTAAAGAAGTAACCGAACTCAAGGCAGCTGTGGGCTTTGAGACACCTGTACGTGACTACCTTCGTAAAACTATCACACCGCTCGTAGACGAGGTGCAAACAGATGGTCTTGGTGGTATTTTCGGTATCAAGCATAGTCAAACGGAAAATGCCCCTAAGGTGCTCGTGGCTGCCCACATGGATGAAGTTGGGTTTATGATTAAAGAAATCAAGGCAGACGGGACTTTCCGTGTAGTAGAGCTTGGGGGTTGGAACCCACTGGTTGTCAGTTCTCAACGCTTTACCCTACACACTCGTGACGGCCGTATCTATCCTGTCATCTCAGGTTCAGTCCCACCTCATTTCTTGCGTGGCAGCAGTGGGACTTCAAGTCTTCCTGGTGTCTCTGATATCGTCTTTGATGCTGGTTTTGCCAACCAAGAAGAAGCTAATACCTACGGTGTTTTCCCGGGTGACGTCATTATTCCTGAATCAGAAACGATTCTAACAGCTAATCAAAAAAATGTGATCTCTAAAGCTTGGGACAACCGTTATGGTGTTCTCATGATTCGTGAACTCTTGGAAAATGTTAAAGATCAAGAACTCAATAATACTCTAATTGCTGGTGCCAACGTTCAAGAAGAAGTTGGTTTACGTGGTGCCCATGTTTCTACCACTAAATTTGATCCTGAAGTTTTCTTTGCAGTGGACTGCTCCCCTGCAGGTGACATCTATGGTAATCAAGGTAAGGTAGGTGATGGTACCCTTATTCGTTTCTTCGATCCAGGTCACATCATGTTGCCAAATATGAAGGATTTCCTTTTAACTACTGCTGAAGAAGCTGGTATCAAATACCAATACTACTGCGCTGCAGGGGGGACAGATGCTGGTGCCGCTCACTTGCAAAATTCTGGAGTACCATCAACAACTATTGGTGTTTGTGCCCGTTACATTCACTCGCACCAAACCCTATATGCTATGGATGACTTCCTAGAAGCACAAGCCTTTTTACAAGCTATTGTTAAGAAGTTGGATCGCTCAACAGTAGATTTGATTAAGAACTACTAA
- the proC gene encoding pyrroline-5-carboxylate reductase, whose amino-acid sequence MIIGFIGVGKMATAIINGLNKSSHRIIISGSSLARSRQIAEELEVEAAASHQELVENADLIILGIKPQMFDKVLTDLNFHQPIMSMAAGVTLERLASLTSADLPLIRIMPNLNAQILKSTTGLCTNDKVSEDLLVIAKEITDSFGTTVELAEKDFDTFTALAGSSPAYIALFIEALAKAGVKNGLSKQVALTIATQTVLATAENLSLGSDSPHDLIDKVCSPGGTTIAGLMDLERTGLTHSVASSIDTTIAKAKKL is encoded by the coding sequence ATGATTATCGGTTTTATCGGTGTCGGAAAAATGGCAACAGCTATTATCAACGGCCTAAATAAAAGCTCACATCGTATCATTATTTCAGGGTCTTCTTTGGCTCGTTCGCGCCAAATTGCAGAGGAACTAGAGGTTGAAGCTGCTGCTTCCCATCAAGAATTAGTAGAAAATGCTGATCTGATCATCCTTGGTATTAAACCTCAAATGTTTGATAAGGTGCTAACTGACCTCAACTTCCATCAACCTATCATGAGTATGGCTGCTGGAGTGACCTTGGAACGCCTAGCTTCACTCACAAGTGCAGACCTACCTCTTATTCGTATCATGCCTAACCTTAATGCTCAAATTCTTAAGAGCACTACTGGTCTTTGTACCAATGATAAGGTATCTGAGGACCTTTTGGTAATTGCCAAGGAAATCACAGATAGTTTTGGAACTACTGTTGAATTGGCTGAGAAGGACTTCGATACCTTTACTGCTCTAGCTGGCTCTAGTCCGGCCTATATCGCCCTCTTTATCGAGGCTCTGGCTAAGGCTGGCGTCAAAAATGGCCTAAGTAAGCAAGTTGCTCTGACCATTGCCACACAGACAGTTCTAGCTACTGCTGAAAATCTCAGTCTAGGTAGCGATAGTCCACATGATCTTATTGACAAGGTATGTAGCCCTGGTGGGACCACTATCGCCGGTCTCATGGACCTTGAGCGTACAGGTCTCACCCATAGTGTGGCTTCAAGTATTGATACAACCATTGCCAAAGCCAAAAAACTATAG
- a CDS encoding CPBP family intramembrane glutamic endopeptidase has protein sequence MNKESILKRFLYFLLAFLILCIEQAPTIFVRVKDVRAVSLLILVMLLISAGALFLGKRMGLLEGFKTLSSLKAWGMIGLTYLGIYIVTRIGAMVMMWEGVSNSTNQEIIENAHMNPFVLITVTVIMAPIVEELIFRGLLMGRVFNSDSIVGLILSSLLFGLVHMPNSIGVWIIYAGMGFTLGTVYRKFQKLEYCIMAHMINNSIAVSMMLLLQLLAPYIK, from the coding sequence GTGAACAAAGAGTCCATTTTAAAACGTTTTCTTTATTTTTTACTGGCTTTCCTAATTTTGTGTATTGAACAAGCTCCAACCATATTTGTTCGTGTTAAAGACGTGAGGGCAGTGAGTCTCCTAATTTTGGTTATGCTACTCATTAGTGCAGGAGCTCTTTTCTTAGGAAAACGCATGGGTCTTCTTGAGGGGTTCAAGACACTGTCTTCCTTAAAAGCATGGGGTATGATTGGCTTGACCTACCTAGGTATTTACATTGTTACTAGGATTGGTGCAATGGTCATGATGTGGGAAGGTGTTAGTAATAGCACCAATCAGGAAATCATAGAAAATGCCCATATGAATCCCTTTGTTCTCATAACAGTTACAGTGATTATGGCACCGATTGTGGAAGAGTTGATTTTTAGAGGGCTCCTCATGGGACGAGTCTTTAATTCAGATTCTATTGTTGGCTTGATTTTGAGTAGCTTACTCTTTGGCCTTGTTCATATGCCTAATAGTATAGGTGTCTGGATTATATATGCAGGTATGGGGTTTACCCTTGGGACAGTATATCGTAAGTTTCAAAAGTTAGAGTACTGTATCATGGCCCATATGATTAACAATAGTATTGCAGTTTCAATGATGTTACTTTTGCAATTGTTAGCGCCCTATATCAAATAA
- a CDS encoding CPBP family intramembrane glutamic endopeptidase: MRLLLLILVIFFLGDLLGYFVGQLTHNAAMENQDALNKMFIHVPTYLQFAVVGFIIPIMEEIIFRGLLAKVLFGKYFKMGLVISSLLFMAGHSASTPQTIVIYGIMSVGLAITYYKTERIEYSMGVHILNNSISVLLSLFV, translated from the coding sequence TTGCGATTGCTTCTCTTAATCCTCGTCATCTTTTTCCTAGGTGATCTTCTAGGGTATTTTGTTGGTCAGTTAACACATAATGCAGCTATGGAAAATCAAGATGCTTTAAATAAGATGTTTATTCACGTACCAACCTATCTTCAGTTTGCAGTAGTAGGTTTTATCATTCCTATTATGGAAGAAATCATTTTTAGGGGACTCTTAGCCAAGGTGCTCTTTGGAAAATACTTTAAGATGGGTCTTGTTATTTCCAGTCTTCTCTTTATGGCTGGGCATTCAGCATCTACGCCTCAGACAATTGTCATCTATGGTATTATGTCAGTTGGTCTTGCCATAACATATTATAAGACTGAGCGTATCGAGTACAGTATGGGTGTCCATATCTTAAACAACAGTATAAGTGTCCTACTTAGCCTTTTTGTTTAA
- a CDS encoding helix-turn-helix transcriptional regulator, translating to METKIQELRKANKISQAELADEMGVTRQTIISLEKGRYNVSLELAFKIARYFGKTIEEVFIFEED from the coding sequence ATGGAAACAAAGATTCAGGAACTTCGCAAGGCTAATAAGATTAGTCAGGCAGAATTAGCAGATGAGATGGGAGTCACGAGGCAGACCATCATTTCACTCGAAAAAGGGCGCTATAATGTGTCGTTGGAACTAGCTTTTAAAATTGCTAGGTATTTTGGAAAGACTATTGAAGAAGTCTTTATTTTTGAAGAAGATTAA
- a CDS encoding acetate kinase gives MTKTIAINAGSSSLKWQLYEMPEEVVLAKGLIERIGLRDSVSTVKFADRSESQTLDIADHVQAVKILLDDLIRFDIIKSYDEITGVGHRVVAGGEYFKESSLVDEYALAKIEELSALAPLHNPGAASGIRAFKELLPDITSVAVFDTAFHTSMPEVAYRYPVPNRYYTDYQVRKYGAHGTSHQYVSQEAAKLLGKPIEETKIITAHVGNGVSITAVDGGKSVDTSMGLTPLGGVMMGTRTGDLDPAIIPFIIDREPDMADAERIRHVFNKESGLLGISEKSSDMRDIIAGKEAGDEKCTLAYDLYVDRLRKYIAQYFGVMNGADAIVFTAGIGENSADVRASVLDGLTWFGIEVDPEKNFFGHVGDITTADSAVKVFVIPTDEELVIARDVERLKTK, from the coding sequence ATGACAAAAACAATAGCAATCAATGCAGGAAGTTCAAGCTTGAAATGGCAATTATATGAAATGCCAGAAGAAGTTGTTCTTGCTAAGGGTTTGATTGAACGTATTGGCTTGAGAGATTCTGTTTCAACAGTAAAATTTGCTGACCGTTCTGAATCGCAAACCTTAGATATTGCTGACCATGTTCAAGCGGTAAAAATCTTGCTTGATGACTTGATTCGTTTCGATATTATCAAGAGCTATGATGAAATTACAGGTGTTGGTCACCGTGTGGTTGCTGGTGGAGAATATTTCAAAGAATCAAGCTTGGTGGATGAATATGCCTTGGCTAAGATTGAAGAATTGTCAGCCTTGGCACCGTTACACAATCCAGGTGCAGCTTCAGGGATTCGTGCCTTCAAGGAACTTCTACCAGATATTACAAGCGTTGCTGTTTTTGATACAGCTTTTCATACATCTATGCCAGAAGTGGCTTACCGTTACCCAGTTCCTAACCGTTATTATACAGACTATCAAGTTCGTAAATACGGAGCACACGGAACTAGCCACCAATATGTTTCTCAAGAAGCAGCTAAGCTACTAGGAAAACCTATTGAAGAAACGAAGATTATCACAGCCCATGTGGGAAATGGTGTTTCAATTACTGCCGTTGATGGTGGTAAATCGGTAGATACTTCAATGGGATTGACACCACTTGGCGGAGTTATGATGGGAACACGTACTGGGGATCTCGACCCTGCGATTATTCCATTCATTATTGACCGTGAGCCTGACATGGCCGATGCTGAACGTATACGTCATGTCTTTAACAAGGAATCAGGTCTTCTTGGTATTTCTGAAAAATCAAGCGATATGCGTGATATCATTGCTGGTAAAGAGGCTGGTGATGAAAAATGTACGTTGGCCTATGATCTTTATGTGGATCGTTTGCGTAAATACATCGCTCAATACTTTGGTGTCATGAATGGAGCGGATGCTATCGTCTTTACAGCGGGTATCGGTGAAAATTCTGCGGATGTTCGCGCTTCAGTTTTGGATGGTCTCACTTGGTTTGGTATTGAAGTGGATCCTGAAAAGAATTTTTTCGGACATGTTGGCGATATTACAACAGCAGATTCAGCTGTTAAAGTGTTTGTTATTCCAACGGATGAAGAATTGGTGATTGCGCGTGATGTTGAGCGCCTTAAAACTAAATAA
- a CDS encoding class I SAM-dependent methyltransferase codes for MNFEAIETAFELLLENVQTIENDLGTHAYDALIEQNSYYLGAEVANELIIKNNEKIRALNLSKEEWRRAFQFLFIKLGQLEALQANHQFTPDAIGFIILYLLEGLTQEKQLDILEIGSGTGNLAETLLNNSQKTLNYMGMEVDDLLIDLSASIAEVVNSVAVYIQEDAVRPHILKESNVIISDLPIGYYPNDEIASRFKVAATGEHTYAHHLLMEQSLKYLKKDGIAIFLAPTNLLTSPQSDLLKKWLSGYADIIAVITLPEAAFGNKHNMKSIFVLKKQTKDAPETFVYPLSDLQNPRVLKDFTENFQKWKSDNSIF; via the coding sequence ATGAATTTTGAAGCAATTGAGACAGCTTTTGAGCTGTTGTTAGAAAATGTCCAAACTATTGAAAATGATCTTGGAACCCATGCTTACGATGCACTTATTGAGCAAAATTCCTATTATTTGGGGGCTGAGGTTGCTAATGAGCTCATCATCAAAAACAACGAGAAAATACGGGCGCTTAATCTAAGTAAAGAGGAGTGGCGTCGTGCTTTTCAGTTTTTGTTTATCAAACTAGGGCAATTGGAAGCTTTACAAGCCAATCACCAATTTACACCAGATGCTATCGGATTTATCATTCTGTACTTGCTCGAAGGTTTGACCCAGGAAAAACAATTAGATATCTTGGAGATTGGTTCGGGAACAGGAAACTTGGCTGAAACTCTTCTAAATAATAGTCAGAAAACCCTTAATTATATGGGGATGGAAGTTGATGATCTTCTTATCGATTTGTCAGCTAGTATTGCTGAGGTGGTGAATTCAGTAGCGGTTTATATCCAAGAGGATGCTGTTCGACCACATATTCTCAAAGAGAGCAACGTTATTATCAGCGATTTACCTATAGGTTACTACCCTAATGATGAGATTGCGAGTCGTTTCAAGGTGGCAGCAACTGGCGAACACACTTATGCCCATCATCTTCTTATGGAGCAATCGCTTAAGTATTTGAAGAAAGACGGTATTGCTATTTTTTTGGCACCAACCAATCTTTTGACAAGCCCTCAAAGTGATCTGCTTAAGAAGTGGTTATCAGGATATGCTGATATTATTGCTGTTATTACTCTTCCAGAAGCAGCTTTTGGCAATAAACATAACATGAAGTCTATCTTTGTGCTAAAAAAACAAACTAAAGATGCTCCTGAGACCTTCGTTTACCCACTTAGCGATTTGCAAAATCCAAGGGTCCTCAAGGATTTTACAGAGAATTTCCAAAAATGGAAATCAGATAATTCCATTTTCTAG
- the comGG gene encoding competence type IV pilus minor pilin ComGG, with protein sequence MLLKKQVRGGVLLYALFMAGIFTLLLQVYLERVVASSRQNKAQIVASQSRLMAEMTMALVDKKAGAFSFSQGTTTYEIKGKQVIVRVASKGQIKTYRYVKKQEQR encoded by the coding sequence ATGCTTTTGAAAAAACAGGTTAGGGGAGGCGTTCTTCTCTACGCTCTTTTTATGGCTGGCATTTTTACACTCCTTCTTCAGGTTTATCTGGAACGGGTGGTAGCTAGCTCTAGACAAAACAAAGCGCAAATAGTGGCCAGTCAAAGCCGTCTCATGGCAGAGATGACTATGGCCTTGGTGGATAAGAAAGCAGGTGCTTTTAGTTTTTCTCAGGGGACTACGACTTACGAGATTAAGGGTAAGCAAGTGATTGTCAGAGTTGCCAGTAAAGGCCAAATCAAGACCTATCGTTATGTGAAGAAACAAGAGCAGAGATAG
- the comGF gene encoding competence type IV pilus minor pilin ComGF, producing MYLSSKLRAFTLLECLVALLVIAGSVQVYQGLTTVLVSNVKRVRQQENQDWLLFVQQMEAELEGCQLVKVEGNKLYVKQDNQDLAFGLSSASDFRKTNADGRGYQPMLFDVKSSKVSQKNQIVTIQVTLKNGLQRSFIYAFEKTG from the coding sequence ATGTATCTAAGCAGTAAGCTGCGTGCCTTTACCCTCTTGGAATGTCTAGTGGCCTTGTTAGTCATTGCTGGCTCAGTTCAAGTTTATCAAGGGTTAACCACTGTACTTGTGAGTAATGTTAAGCGGGTAAGACAACAAGAAAACCAAGACTGGCTTCTATTTGTTCAACAAATGGAGGCAGAATTAGAAGGATGTCAGTTGGTCAAGGTAGAGGGGAACAAACTCTATGTCAAGCAGGATAATCAAGACTTGGCTTTTGGTCTTTCAAGTGCCTCTGATTTTCGAAAAACAAATGCTGATGGTCGAGGCTATCAACCAATGCTTTTCGATGTCAAATCTAGTAAGGTAAGTCAAAAGAACCAGATAGTTACCATCCAAGTGACTCTTAAAAATGGACTACAAAGGAGTTTTATTTATGCTTTTGAAAAAACAGGTTAG
- the comGE gene encoding competence type IV pilus minor pilin ComGE: MVNIKRRSLRGYILIESLIAMAVLVLVSSLILEQINTNRRLMADNLHQQEVLSVATMVVQTKQDQLTLNGIAVTVKRSQQGITVYESGKEIIHVSKQ; the protein is encoded by the coding sequence GTGGTAAATATAAAAAGACGATCTCTTAGAGGTTATATTCTTATTGAAAGCCTGATAGCTATGGCTGTTTTAGTACTTGTCAGCAGTCTGATATTGGAACAAATTAATACCAACCGCAGACTAATGGCTGATAATCTCCATCAACAAGAGGTCTTGAGTGTGGCAACAATGGTAGTTCAGACCAAGCAAGACCAGTTAACGCTGAATGGCATAGCGGTGACAGTTAAACGTAGCCAGCAAGGTATCACGGTTTATGAATCGGGAAAGGAGATTATTCATGTATCTAAGCAGTAA
- the comGD gene encoding competence type IV pilus minor pilin ComGD produces MRNMVVKAAQWPIRAFTLLESLMTLAVVVFLTLSLSGSVTGIFQQVEINLFYLRFEYLYRDSQRLASSEGSNVELQLTKNKVSNGRSSLLIPKSIHLDKGQTLVFDAKGGNSSLTKIRFSSDKEVVTYLLNMGSGKYKKTIS; encoded by the coding sequence ATGCGAAACATGGTGGTGAAAGCCGCTCAGTGGCCAATTAGAGCTTTCACCTTGTTGGAGAGCCTGATGACGCTAGCAGTGGTTGTCTTTCTCACTCTGAGTTTGTCAGGCTCAGTCACAGGTATTTTTCAGCAGGTCGAGATTAATCTTTTTTATCTGCGTTTTGAGTACCTATATCGAGATAGTCAGCGCTTGGCATCATCGGAAGGATCTAATGTTGAATTGCAGTTAACTAAGAATAAGGTTAGTAATGGAAGGTCTAGTCTGCTTATTCCTAAAAGTATTCATCTGGATAAGGGGCAGACGCTAGTGTTTGATGCTAAAGGAGGCAACTCTAGCCTCACGAAAATTCGTTTTTCAAGTGATAAGGAGGTGGTGACCTATCTGCTTAACATGGGCAGTGGTAAATATAAAAAGACGATCTCTTAG
- the comGC gene encoding competence type IV pilus major pilin ComGC produces the protein MKLMLKKLNAVKLRAFTLIEMLVVLLIISILLLLFIPNLSKQKDSVKETGNAAVVKVVDSQAELYEMKNNKTASLAALVSEGQITQKQADSYNDYYAKHGGESRSVAN, from the coding sequence ATGAAATTGATGTTAAAAAAATTGAATGCCGTTAAATTACGAGCCTTTACTCTGATTGAAATGCTAGTCGTACTTCTCATTATCAGTATTCTCCTTTTGCTCTTTATTCCTAACTTAAGCAAGCAGAAGGATTCCGTTAAGGAAACTGGAAATGCGGCTGTAGTCAAGGTCGTGGATTCTCAGGCAGAACTTTATGAAATGAAGAATAACAAGACAGCTAGCTTGGCAGCTCTTGTTTCAGAAGGTCAAATTACGCAAAAACAGGCAGATTCATACAATGATTACTATGCGAAACATGGTGGTGAAAGCCGCTCAGTGGCCAATTAG